From the Eschrichtius robustus isolate mEscRob2 chromosome 3, mEscRob2.pri, whole genome shotgun sequence genome, the window TGGGATGTAGCTGGCTTGCCTTGGTGGTTTTTAGGAAACTTGAGAAATAACTATACACCTAGAAGTAATGGCTCAACTGATTTACAGACAAATCAGGTGAATTTCACATCTGAAgaggaacctttttttttcttttggaagagtAACATTCTTGGTTACTCTTGAACCATACATTACATCCTCTAAGAATTCCCATTCAGTGCTATGACTTTTAAGTACCATCTCTATGCACGTGTTGCCCAAATCTGTATCTTCAGTACTGACCTCTCTTCTCCGTGCCCAGCTTCCATATCCAGCTGCCTACTCAACACTTAGATGATCTGATGTTTAACATGTTCAAAACagaactcttgattttttttttttaaaccaacactCCTATTCAGCGTTTCCTTTTTCATAAGTCTGCCTTCCACCCAGTTATTCCAGCCAAGTATCAAGGGATATCattggtttctttctctctcatataCCACATTCAGGTTATCAACTCTTTTTCTAAAACATACCTGAAATCTAACTATCCACTTTTTATTACTTCCACTGTCACAGCCTAATTCAAGCTATCACCATTCTGCTCTTTTATATTCTCCATTGCACTTCTCACTTTGtaaaactattattttatttcatgtgtctgttgtctGTTTGACCCCGTTGAAATACAGGTCCAGAGCTTTTGTACTATTGACCACTCTATTCTGTTGCCTAGATAGAAGCAATAGGCAGTATCTGACACATAATAGGCAATTAGTGAGTATTTGTTCAGTAAATGAATGGACGtataataatggaaaaataataagtTGTCTCTTATGAATATTGTAGAAAAAACACGTCATAAAATGTCCGTTGATGAatgtagaaagaaaattatatttaaagttgTTTAAGAATTAAGAAAGAAGTGTTATATACCAACTTcacctcaaaataaaaaaaaaaagagttcagaaagAGGACAGAAGGTTTGAGTTACCATCAGTATTTCTCATATTTCTTTGATAAACATCATTGACTATTACAGGAAAGAATATGTCACAATTAATAAAAGTTTTCTAGGTCCTCAGAACAGAGTGTAGGGGATAGATTCTATTTAATTGAGCAGCTACCAGTTTTTAGCTTTTAAGCACTTTAGTGCTATTTCTCTGGTGTTAATGCCTGATTTActgttaaaatagaaaattccTTGCTAGGTGCTCTTATATCCACCCATTAGTTTATACATAGTAGGTGTCaagtagatatttgttgaatgaatacatatcTGTAGAAGAAAGGCTAGGCGTTCTTTGGAGATGTGTGAGGACATTGAGTTTTGGCTTCACTTACTTGGGTTCAACATCTCTAATAAACCTCTGACTACAAAAactcatgtttgttttctttatattaggATATAGGTACTGCCATTGTTTCAGACACCACAGATGACCTGTGGTTTTTGAATGAGTCAGTATCAGAGCAGTTTGGTGTTGGAATAAAAGTTGAAGCTACTGATCCTGAACAAACAAGTGAAGAAGTAGGGAAGGTGAGAGACAAAAAGGTATGTTGTGGAAAAATTTCACATTGATTGGATTTACATGCATATAGTATAATCTTTTCAGATCTGGTGACCTGACCCTATGCTGCTTTGTAGAACAAATGACTCATATAATCCCCCTTTTAATACTTTTCCTATATCCAGTTTCAAGATTTACATTAAGTTAACCAAGCCTGTCTTAAAAATAGGATAGGACTTCATGGGTAAAGCTCCTAGTTTGTTAGAAGCAATAAGCTACCCTTTTCCTGCTTGTCTAATCTCTCATTGTAGAGTTTTTTCTTCTGGAGACCTTGCTTTGCTAACAAGGCAAAGTTCTAAATGGCCACAACATCCTGTAgggcaaaaaaaatctttatttcttagACTTCTCAATAGTTTCCATACCTGTTTTATACCTAAATGGAACTAGACAGATGAGCTCTTCCTACATATTTTAGAGTTTAaataggaggaaggaagggagtttGAATTCATAATACACATGGTGTAAGCACACCAAGATGAAGAGTCATACAGGCACATGCTTAAGTCTCAAAAAATATTGGGCAGCAGATCCAGTGCTGACTCAGATGAGATTCACAGTAAATATCCATTGAATAAATACTGCAAAAACCAGAACTAAATTGGgtcattcttttaatttaaagGCTTTTCATAGTAATTTGGGTCCCTGAAGGATATCCTGGTATGTTTGTGGGAGGCAGGTAGATGCTTGGTCTTTGTTGAGCTAGTTATTTTTTGGTAGCATTAGGAGGGAGTACAAGTGATTAGAATGAAGACAGAGGTGACATTGGAAACTTCTGTAGAGAGAGATGGGACTTAAAATACTTGAACTTTTGTGAGAAAGTTGCTATACAGTGGTTCATAATTCTGTCATAATTGGTTTTATTCCATTCATTGGATCACAAAACtgggattttaatttttagaattttaaattttaaaatttaaaaagacacttcccacatttcttgactttttttcctGGTCCATGGGCATGTTTTTATAGGACAGTCAAGAGTATCACATAACTAGTTTTACTTTTgaatatgaaaagtaaaatgtactttgttttcattcttcacatgtaattttctcattttatatggtgctttttacttccattttctcATGTAATCCTGTTTTATTCTTGTGAATGCCTACGTAGATTCTCAAGATAAAAAATTTCCCCATTTAGTAATTCATACTCTGATATTGTTTATTTAAATGCATAAATTTGGGAACCCTCTCTCTTCTGAATGCCAAAGATATTTGGTAACCCCTCTGGGTGCTTTATTCTACTGAAATGTCAACTAGGTATGTACAGAATCATGTCTCATATATAAGCTGTCTCCTTTTTTAAGTGCTAGTGTTGGGAGAAGAATGTGAGTTTTAAACTGAAGCTCTTCTTTTTTGCTCTCAGGTAATGACCTCATCTAAAATAGGTAAACCTTGCTAATGAGATGTCTTTGCTTTCTCAGGTGACTGAAGTGGGAAAAAATGATGACCTTGAGGACTCTAAGTCCATAAGTGATGATACTGATATAGAAGTTACCTCTGAGGTATGAGTTTCTAGTAAAAGAGCTGTTTTACACCACCCACGTCTTCAGATGTTAATGTTCCAGCAGTTCACTTGTGTTGAAGAATGCCATATCCCCCATTTCTATCTACCTTTCCTAGGTGTTAAGAGGTATTGGTTTCTTTACATCTTAttagatttttattggaatttgaGAAGAGAAGGGGATGAGTTGATCTAATCCTCTCCCTGCCTTGAAAAGGGATGACTTAAATGCCTCTCTGTGTGCCTTTCTCCCTGCTTTCAAAACTCTTTGGACATTATGCAGTGGATACACAGTTATTCAAAATAGTCCTGTACTGCTTTTCCCACTAAACACCTCTCTGTAATCCCAAAGATAGGCCTATAAGCTATCTAAAATTCTTGGTCAAGTATAATACTTTCAGTGCTTTCTTaaatagaaacaaatggaaaatggCTTAATTTCCACACAGGTTTCTATTAATGGAGGGCTGATAAATGAATATTGAGTATTAAGCTGTTAGATAACAGGTGTGGATTTGTCACCAATTGGCAACTCAGGTTTAGACTCAAATGTATaccttgcttttttctcttttcatgctAGTTCCCCATTTCCCTTTTAGTACTTCCCTCAGCTAACTCACTTTGGGAAGAAGGGTGGTGGGGGAAGGATAAGGAGGGGATTTTACATTTTGCTGTTTAAGGATATAAAAATTTTAGGTTGTCTCTAGTGTTGATCCTTCCCCCTAGCTCACACCCCACCACTGCTAACCATTATGGTAATTCATTGCAAATTATTTGTGCATAGCTAAGTAATAAGGTGGGATATATTGGTCCATTAAGTGTTCTTGACCATAATAAAAGTAGCAGAGATAAGTGTTTCCATCTTAATCGGACTTTTGAGGCTACTTGGGCCCAGAAAACCTATTAAGCAAATAGACTATATTTCATCAATTCAGAGATGCCATGGAATTTAATAAGCCCTATTATTTTATGtactactaaaaaagaaaagtgatgcCAATTAGACTGTGACACACCATCAAATATGAATTCCAAGTCTTTGAAGTTCCTTTGGGTATTTGTATAGCATTTCAGATGAGATCTGAGGATCTTAAACTGGCAAGAATGTTCTGAGGCTCTCTGGAGAACATCCCAGTTTAACAAATGGTTGTGTCCCTGCCTCTCAGTATAGGCAGTTGAGTTATGACTTCTAAACTTGAAGTGCTTGGCCTTCGTTCTGAAAGTAATCAAGTCAGCATGTGTCAAGTCATTGATCCTGTCAAAGCCAGGCAATTATCCACATTAAATACTCTTGACTAGTTCCAGGTAGCTACCTTTGAATTAAGAAAGGCATTTGAAATTCATTGAGCTCTGGTATCTCCTAATTTGAACATGgagaagtaggaaaaaaattactTGGCATTCAAGGACAAGAACATTCATTTTTCAGAGAATGTGATTTAGGCATACAATTAGCTACCTGTGATCCTGAGAGCAGTGAGAGAGCATGAGTAAATGTAGtagttttcaaatttcattttaattttagcttcCTTGTTGacaaattttataacatttcttaATTAGTAGGAAAGAATGACAGAattatcttttcttcattctttagcCTCTTGCTCAATAAAAGAGTAAGttatacaaagaaaaatgacCTAAAAAGAAGGCAGTGGGGAAAAGCAAACAATGTAAATTCTACCCAGACTAAATAGAAAGCTAAAatgatttaactttttttaaaagattagctACATCAAATTTTGGTTTGAAATGGCAATTATGTCACTATCGTTTTAAAACTTCTCAAGACTTATTTACACGTAGCCACAGACTTTGTTCAAGTTCTAAGCTAGACCACTGGTGTGGAATGTCTGGATTCTTACTAGCTTAGTGTGAGATGATGAGAATTTGGCCTACTTTCCCTTTTTCTCAGCATCATGTTCTCCACTGAGTGAGTATTAATTGACTGCACTTGTCTTTGTAGGATGAGTGGCAGTGTACTGAGTGCAAGAAATTTAACTCTCCAAGCAAGAGGTACTGTTTTCGTTGCTGGGCCTTGAGGAAGGATTGGTATTCAGATTGTTCTAAGTTAACCCATTCTCTCTCCACGTCTGATATCACTGCCATACctgaaaagcaagaaaatgaaggAATTGATGTTCCTGACTGCAGAAGAACCATATCAGCTCCAGTTGTTAGACCTAAAGATATATATGTAAAGGAAGAAAACTCCAAACTTTTTGGTCCCTGCAACTCAGTGGAATTCTTGGATTTGGCTCATAGTTCTGAAAGCCAAGAGACCATATCAAGCATGGGAGAACAATCAGATAACCTTTTTGAACAgagaacagatacagaaaacatggAGGATTGCCAGAATCTCTTGAAGCCATGTAGTCTATGTGAGAAAAGACCACGAGATGGGAACATAATTCATGGGAGGACAGGCCATCTTGTCACTTGTTTTCATTGTGCTAGAAGATTAAAGAAGGCTGGGGCTTCATGTCCTATTTGCAAGAAGGAGATTCAGTTGGTTATTAAGGTTTTTATAGCATAGCTGAATCAATAATTGCAGACAAATATTAACAGGGCCTGGTCATATATCAAAATGTCAGTATTGAGCATCTCTACTCAGTGTGACCCATTTcatactttcatttattcatggaAACATTTATGCTCTAGGACATATTTTTGCTTCTAAACTTACATGGAATTTGATAATAAGTTCTTTCGAGCTAGATTATCAATTTGGAGACTCCATTAACATTAAAAGAGAAGTTAATCACTTCATTCTGTCTTCAAAGATGAGGAtctggcacttccctggtggtccagtggttaagactccacgctcccaatgcagggggcctggtttgatccctggtgggagaactagatcctgcatgccacagcgaAGATTCccacctggtgcagccaaataaagaagtaaatattaaaaaaaaaaaaaaaaaaatgatatcaaaaaaagaaagtaatttaaaaaaaaaaagaagatgaggaTCTGGGAGGGAGCAACTACCAGTACAAATAGAAATACATTCATTCTTTGATTTATCAAATTACTTGAAGATTTATCATTTCTTTAGTTAATTTTATTCCTTACTCTTCTTTTCTGTTAGGGAATGTTCTTAGGCCTCAAAATCCAAGATGGCTATTAGAAAAACATTAAAGCTAACAACGAAAAAACATAAGTAatttatgtataaagtagatcACTTTATGTTGCATTGTTCAGAGGAACCAATATTTTTgtaaagtgcctagaacagtggtAGCAAACATTTTTGCTAATGTACctcaaaaagaattttgaaaaagtatttatgactttttgcatactttaaaaattgaggtataattagcAAACAAAGTGTTCCCTTCTaatagaacatttctgtcacctCAGAATGTTCTCTTGTGCCGCTTTCCAGGCAGTTCCTCCACCATTTCATGGCTTTCACATTCTATTAGTTTTCCTTTTGCACATGTTTAATTTgacttctaaatttttaaaataaatttaagtactTACAGAGGATGTATCATCCAGTATATTGTAGATGtcctttaaagatatttttgccCAAACCTTGGAGCTGTAGATTTAGCTGATTGAATTTATAGAAAAAGTTGGGTCATATAAACTGGCAAAGCTTATTCTCATTATAAAACTAATCAGCCAAATCAGATTTCATTTTCAGTCAAAGtgtttgactttatttttaattcagttaAATGTATTATATACATCTATGGCACAACCTCTTCTCAATGACAGTTCTAAAAAAGATAAGGCACACAGTTTTTAACCAAAGCTCTCTTTGCTTTACTCTTTCCTCCTGTCTCTTGGGAGTCTGCTaggggttttttgtctttttgtttgatGCCTCTGAGGTTTTCTACATCCTGAGGCAATGCCCCATAGTAAGATTTTAGGTGGGTGAGAGGCAGCCTTTCTTCTGAAAACAGTATAGCAGTTGTGAAAAGGAAAGTAATTAAAGAGAAATGATAGCTCTGAAGAGGCCTTGTCTGATCACGTAAATCTTAGGATAATACATATGGAAATTGAAGATCTTTAAGTTGTTTTCTTTACAGATATTCTTGTCTGCTTTCCTTGTGGAAAAAATCTTGGTGTATGCCTGGGTACCGGTATGAATGTAGCCATTTTGAAAACCAAGGCCCTAGAATTATCAATTTTAAGGATCATAAGAATCACCTGTGTTGCTTGTTACACGCCCATCTCAACTCCcggccccaaacacacacacgtgcatacacTCACAGGAGTGCGCGCACACACAGACTCTTTGATCCCTGAGGTCTGGGCCAGGGATTTCTATTTGAACAAGTGTTTCTGGAAGCTGACGCAAGTTGTTCACAAACCACACTTTTGTGGAAGCCCTGCCATGCCCTAGACGGAAGGGTGTTTTCAGGTACAAGAAGTAGAACAAGATCCCTTTGTTTAgcattgtatttaatttctagAGAAGTTTTGTTAAACTCATAGAACTTTAAAATTAGAATGCACTCATTTACTCAACCCCCTTTTATTTTGCACATGAGGCTGAAAGGATAAATGACTGCTGAAAGTCACAGCTAGTGATAGAGCTATTACTAGAATCTAAGTCTCTTGCAGTAAACCTTTAAACCATACTTGCTTGCTTCTCATTATTTGTTAAATGATGGTGCTTATTGAATTTGGAACAACTAATAACCTTAAAATATTATTGGAGAATATGAGTTGCAGCCAAAATAGGACCTCAGAGAGAACAGAGACTTGTAACCCTTTCTCCCCCAAAGAGAAAAGGCACAGTAAATGTCAAGCTCTCTTATATAATCAGATAAGTTACTCCTCCCATTGGGAAGACAAGTAAAGATGGCAGAGGAACCTGAACTCTTTTCTCCAGTATTTTTTCTTCTCGGGGAATGAAACTCAGGTCTCTGGCTCTCTCCGGGCATTAGAGACAagggttttttcccccaataaGTAGAACCTGTTCTTCAAGTTCAGTGTTTTGTTAGACTGTTCAGTGTGTTGTTAGACTATGGTAAATGCTCTAAATATTtagaaagttaaataattttctaccctaattcccccccccccaccattacTCTCTTCATAATAGTTTGATAGCCCtcgattttgttttatttttgccagtTAATTGCTTTTGCAAGTGATAACTCAAAGAAGGAGCAGGGAGCGCTGGGATCTGCACTTGTACCCTCTGATTCCTTATAAAGTTGCAGTTTTTTAGAAaacttaaataagaaaaaattttaaatttttatttgtgtgtAGATGTTTGATGCTAATTTGGTGCATCCTTGCCTAGCACAGAATCCTCTTATGCTACTCTACTTACTTTCTTTTCCCCTTGGGTCACCTTAGTTTTTTCTGTCCCCATTAGCAGTAAGTACTTTACTTAGAAGATCTTAAGCTGCGCATTTGAGCTGAAAGTATTACAATAAATGTACACTTGGGTTTACTCTACTTCTATCAAGAGCCTTTTGAATGACTGAAATATTAAGGAGAAAGAAGTGTATCTGTAGAAAGAGGTAGGTAGTGTTTCTTGGTAGCTTATCTGAAATCTAAGATGCTGCATCCGCAGATTGTTTTCCGTCATCCAGGATCTTTATTAAATGTCATCTGGGAGCATAGCACAGCGAGTAGAACTCcttgtttcttggggtaggaTGGGTCAGGGATCCTAAAAAGGGCCAAATAGAACTATCAGAGCAATTCTTCACCCACAAGAATCTTTAAGCCATCTTCTTGATCtgtttttgattttgttctttttttcaatgTCACTGCGGTACAGATAAGCAAGACATGGTTTGTATTTGAAGACTTCATAGTTTACTGCTATGTGATGATGAAACTCTTGACTTCCAAACACTGTCATTTATTTTGTAGTTAGGGTGACTATGTACTCTGGTTTTCTGGAGACAGTGCCAGTTTACCCCTATTTTTCAGCATCCTATCCAGTTCATCTTTGTTGctcccctttcactctcaaatgTCTTCTTTTGGACATTAAATTATTATGGTCTTCCTAGTTATAGGTAAGCCATGCTTGGCTTGAAATCTTAATTGTGAGGAAAGGATCTGTTAAAGTAGGTGTCAGTGGAGTTTATTGTTTCCGCTGCATCATGCCATAGACTTGTGATTAATGAAATCATCCCACATTAGcattaaatttcttattttagttatgtaaattaatatttatgacCATGTTATCCCAGACAAAATGTTCAGAGCAGAAatgacaaatccttagaaaagcagTGAATTTCTAGATTATAGCTAAAAATGTCTTCCGTCTCTTACTGTTAGCTCATTTTACTTGCACCGTAATTATAATGTTTGGTATGCTTTTGTATTTAATACTTAAATCAGACTTTATAAAAATCGTAGATCCAGGCTTTAAACTGATAAGCATTTCTTCACAGTCCATCTATGGAATATCATAGGTTCCCAGTCCTAGGCTTGAACGGTGGTCAGTGTCCAGCCAGGCCAGCTTCCAAACTGCCATGAAGTTGTATAATATAAGATTGAATCACTGCCAAGCATTTGAAATACTCAGTTgtgttttaataataatttatgtatatttagATGTATGTAATGCTTTGTGGgacattattttctttgtaaGAATTTATTGTTAAAGGTCAGGATCATTTGTGAACTTTTTTAATGTCAGTTCGATGCAATGTTGGCTCCTTTGACAGTCACTGAGAAATTAGTAAATGTTAAGATCTCGCGTTCTACAAAGCTATTGTAGTGTTacctcttggttttctttagAAAGGAGGAAACCTGTTAACcagctatttgatttttttcctacagAGAGTTATATGAACTTCTGAAAGTATATGATTTTAGATACTGTGAATCTGTTGTTTTCCATTTAGCCAGATACCTGCTTAAATTATTCAGGCCCATGTCCTAAAGAATTCATTTTGACAGATCTCCCATTCATGGGtttacatgtgtgcacacacactatCAAGACTGTTAAAGCTTTTGCTAAAAATGTCTGTGGACTGGCTGTGTTTACAATCTGTACTTCAAAGATAAAGGAACCTGCAAGCTCTCCCCTGTGCCAAAAGTAACATGTACAGTGTTTACAAATGTCTGAAATTTTGCACTGCCATACGCTATGCCGAGATTACTTCGCTGGAATTTCCCAGTTCTGTGGTTAGCTGAG encodes:
- the MDM4 gene encoding protein Mdm4 isoform X1, translated to MTTFSTSAHCSTSDSACRISPEQTNQVRPKLPLLKILQAAGAQGEMFTVKEVMHYLGQYIMVKQLYDQQEQHMVYCGGDLLGELLGRQSFSVKDPSPLYDMLRKNLVTLATATTDAAQTLALAQDHSMDIPSQDQLKQSVEESSNSRKRTEEGNIPTLPTSQHKCRNSREDEDLVANLTQDETSRLDLGFEEWDVAGLPWWFLGNLRNNYTPRSNGSTDLQTNQDIGTAIVSDTTDDLWFLNESVSEQFGVGIKVEATDPEQTSEEVGKVRDKKVTEVGKNDDLEDSKSISDDTDIEVTSEDEWQCTECKKFNSPSKRYCFRCWALRKDWYSDCSKLTHSLSTSDITAIPEKQENEGIDVPDCRRTISAPVVRPKDIYVKEENSKLFGPCNSVEFLDLAHSSESQETISSMGEQSDNLFEQRTDTENMEDCQNLLKPCSLCEKRPRDGNIIHGRTGHLVTCFHCARRLKKAGASCPICKKEIQLVIKVFIA
- the MDM4 gene encoding protein Mdm4 isoform X2 encodes the protein MDIPSQDQLKQSVEESSNSRKRTEEGNIPTLPTSQHKCRNSREDEDLVANLTQDETSRLDLGFEEWDVAGLPWWFLGNLRNNYTPRSNGSTDLQTNQDIGTAIVSDTTDDLWFLNESVSEQFGVGIKVEATDPEQTSEEVGKVRDKKVTEVGKNDDLEDSKSISDDTDIEVTSEDEWQCTECKKFNSPSKRYCFRCWALRKDWYSDCSKLTHSLSTSDITAIPEKQENEGIDVPDCRRTISAPVVRPKDIYVKEENSKLFGPCNSVEFLDLAHSSESQETISSMGEQSDNLFEQRTDTENMEDCQNLLKPCSLCEKRPRDGNIIHGRTGHLVTCFHCARRLKKAGASCPICKKEIQLVIKVFIA